Part of the Antechinus flavipes isolate AdamAnt ecotype Samford, QLD, Australia chromosome 2, AdamAnt_v2, whole genome shotgun sequence genome is shown below.
TAGCTCACACAAAGAACAATGAAGAAAGATTGGAGGTGGTAGTATTTGGACTGGAGTCTTCCTTTGTCCAAAGAAGCTACCTAAGGATAATAGATCTCTCTTATTTAGCTGTAATAAGGAAGTccatatcttttaaatttttcttaccAACAGATGTCCAATGTTATCCCAAATCTTCCAGTCTCTGCCATGTTCAGGTGAGCTGGATTCATTCATTTCATCCCCTTTCAGGAATACTTACATTTCAAAAGATGTTCACTGAGAGAGAGATAGCCTATGAATCATGAATGGTGGAACTTCTGACATGAAGAGAACTATGAGAAGCTTTCTTTTTGCTCTTCATATCATACCACGTAAAAAAGTTGCCTATAGTAAGTTGAACCCTTTTGAAAAAGCCCTCTTATCCTCTGTCATCTCCAGCATGGAGTATGTTCTAGAACTCACAAGAGGTACAAGAATACAAAAGGCTGAGAGTCTGAAGGTCTCCCCCATAATGTACCACCTTCATTTCCAAACACTTTATGTTCTTTGTCCCTGATAGCACAGGATTTGGCACCTGAACAATTCATGACCAGGAGTAATGTCAGAGAAGATCCATGTCAATATTTGGACAGTAGTCCTGGGAGTCAGAAGCAGGACCTAAAACTTAAGAAATGCATTTACCTTTCTGTGCTCACCAACATGACTACTTGCTTGTCACTGCTCTGTCCAAGAAACTAACACTTTATTGTTCATATTCAAATACAAGAAGAAATCTGTGATTTTTGCCAGGGTAAAGAAATTGCAGTATGTAAATTTCCTCCATTGGCACAGATTACTATTATTAATAGCTTATTAGTAAAATCCAGAAAATGTGCTTGTAGTTTATAAAAGCtaaatgatttggccaggatTATACAACTAAATGTTGAAAGTAGGATTTGGATCCAGATCTTCTTTAATCCCAGCTCAGTTCTTCAATGCTTCATGCAATGCTGTCTTGTTTAAGAAtgttttgatttaatttatatttttattcttctcttgataCATTCTGGACACAAGTTTATATCCCTAGAACCTAACATACTATTTTATAtacagtaagtgctcaataaatatgaGCATGATGATATCTGCTCATCTATCAAATCGTGAGATCCTAGACTGCATCAATGTACTTGTCTTATCACAAAATATTTGAGCCATGATTCCGTTGGTAACTCTCATCTAATAACATACTCTTTACCTCTGATACCTTACCCCTTAAAggatgttttatttctttttaaagatccaaTAGATTACTTTAATCTGATACAGTCCACCTCTTCTGTAACAGGCATACCACTGGTCTTGAGGTCAACATCTGCACTAGACTTGCTCCCATTGTATGAAGACCTCCAGCGAAGCAGCATGATCTTCTTGAAGTATTTCATAGTGTTGTTTTTGACAGTGACAAAGCACACAGTATTGATCATGCTATTGCTCATGGCAATGCATTCAACAATATAGAAAGCTGTAAGATAGTGCTTCTCCTTCACAAACACAGTAGGAAAGAAGTCCCGGACAATGGTGAAGCCATAAAAAGGAGCCCAGCAGATCACATAGGCGGTCAGGATACACATGAGCACCAGGACTGTCTTCCTTCGGCAGCGGAGACGTTTCCGGATCTGCTCTGTCTGGAAACCAGGGACAGCCTTAAACCAGAGTTCTCGGGAGATCCTGGCATAGCACAGGGTCATGGTGATCACAGGTCCTACAAACTCAATGCCGAAGATGAATAAGAAGTAGGATTTGTAGTATATTTGCTGATCCACCGGCCAGATCTGGCCACAGAAAATTTTCTCCTGACTTTTGACAATGAAGAGGACGGTCTCTGTTGCAAAGTAAGCTGATGGGATGGCAATAAGAATGGATACAATCCAGACCAATGCTATCAGAAAGGTGGCGGTTTGATAATTCATCCGTGGCTTCAGGGGATGAACAATAGCCAGATATCTGGAGGAGGGGAAATAGTCACAACAATAATTAAGATTATGCATTTGATATTATTCTAATTTAAAACACTGTTATTAGGAGTGAAAGAGTTATTGGTGTCTTCTACCTAAGTCCTCTGAGGCTTAATATGGGTAGAAGTCACAACTCTAGCTATTTGAAGATTATTCTGCCAGTGGAATACAGATCGTAGAAGATTCTGCCAACCTGGGAAATCTTCACAAATGGTCCCAGAATCCTTGTTCAAGGACTATTCCAGCTAGACTTGGAGGTATCTGTATCTAAGAAATAGCCCACTAGATGATGGATTGTTTTTTGCCATGGTAAGTCACCAGccatttttttaaggagttgcaATCTGCATCAATAGCAGAAGTACCCACATGTGTGaaaacccaattttttttaaagtattaaagaaacaaaaataaatacccAGCCTCTCAATCTCTGAATTTAAGACTCTGTGTGTGGTGCAATTGGAAGAAGGAATGTTCAGTTTGTGGGTCGGACACCTAAACATGAATCTGAGCTTTGCCATCTGTCAGACTTTGATTGAATTATTTCACCTCTCTAGGTAGCCATTAATcagtttccctccttttctccctcctaacAGTTGGGTTAGATGagctttaagatcccttccagggttaaatctattatcctaacAGTATTTCTGTAGATATATATTGAGATTTATTTGTACTTCAAAAGTAGGATTGTCAGTAATTCACAGAGCAGTTGTAAGAATTAATCACGCCTTTCTAGGACAGCACTAGAAAGAGATATTATTCCTTTCACACTTAGAAGatgaatgaggaaaaggaagagggtaTATAGCTATTCAATAGAATCAAAGATTCAGAGGCAGGACAGACCTTTGACACAATTCATTTaacccccattttataatttagaATATTGAGTCTCAGTGACTTTAAGTAACTTTAAACCAAGATCAAAGAGGAAGCAAGGGACATAGCCAAGAGTTGAAGTCATCatattctctgacttcaaatccattatTCTTTCCTCTGCACTATGCTGCCTCCCTATTTACCTCATTCTCCTCTCGCAAATATCCATTACAGTTGGAGAAACTATATCAAAGAAAAGATTTATGATAATGAGTCAAGGTGAAGAGCAGAGACTGGAACTCAggcttcttgatttttctcttgtcCTCTTTCCACCAGTGAACTATACCTGGTTTCTATTATTTTGATTTGGATAAGAATAAGAattctttgttgtcttttttccTGAAGAACACTGCTTTTTCCTAAAGTAatccagacaaaaaaaaaatagcactttgGGGAGGAAATGAGCTCATTTATGTGCAAAAAGGGATTTCTTCCTGGAGAGAATCCAGAGTTATAGTATATACAATCCTCTTGTGCTCTGGAAGAATGAATTGAGACTGGCAAGAAAAGTTaatgacaatgaaaaaaattaagctttatagggggaaagaatattgaagaaagaataagaagccTCCTTGTTTGGAtgacaaagaaaagacaaaactaCCCAgccaaatgttttatttctcttttctctgctaAGAATTCTTTCTGtccttgaaataaaaaaacaaaaataattaagaacaaATACTTACCCAAGATAAGTGAAGAGATAGTAAGAGCACAactacttatttttaataaattcaagTTACTTGATCCAAATACACTATATCTTCTCTCAGATCTGAGCACATTTGGCAGATGTGACTAATGAACCATTGTCAGTGAAATATGAACATTTGTAGAGAATGTGAAAAGTACTGCACACCTGGAAAAGGGCAAAATTTTTACTGATTTCCAAAAAATGGGGGAGAGAACAAAACCTGCAAACTACAAACCAGGAAATAACTTCAAATACTaggaaaacttaaaaatagaTAACCATCAAAGACAAGTTATGCCagactaacttcatttccttttttgagttGCAACCTATTATTTTGAAGCTTGAGTTTGCCTAGATTTTAGTGAATCATTTGATGAAATATCTCATGTTATTCTTGTGGAGAGATGAAGAGATGGGGGTTAGGTGATAATAAAAATCAATAGATTGAGGGTTGGTTGAATGGTTGGCAATGAATGTTCAATGCCATTTTGACAGGTATTCATTGAAGTAACCCAGTGAGCCGCATTTGGCTCTGAGTTATTTAATATTCAACAATGATGTGAATAAAGGCATAGATGGTAGGCTTATCAAGTTTGCAAAAGATGCAAAGTTGAGAGGTCTAGTTAATACAATAGATGATATTCAGGAACCAAAAACATCTTGAGAGACTAAAGTATTGGACTAAATCTAAGAAGATGTAATTTGGATAAATGcaaaattttacatttgagttttaaaaaatcaagaagtagTGAATGGGGAAAGTTTAACTAGAAGTTTGGTTGAAAAAGATCTCAAGGTTTTACTGGAATGCCAACTAATTATAAGCCAGAAGTAGGTTGTGGCAGTAAAAAATTCTAATGCTATCTTGGATTCATCTTTTCTAGGATTACAGAAGTAATAGTGTCTCTTCATATCAGTCcatatatggaatattatgttcaatTCCAGGTATGACAGTTTAAGAAGGCTATTGATAAACTTGAGAGTTTCAAGAAGAGGACAACCAGTACAGTCTTGAGTCTATATcatatagaaatttattaaaaaggatttgggttttttaacatgataaagaaaaagagtCTTATGTGGCAAAACTAAGTATTTGAAGAACTATCatgtgaaagatggattggaacCATTTTCTTTAGCTCCAGAATTTCAGAAAGAAGACATTTTGGCTTGCTATCCAGAAAAAAACTTCCAGACAACCAGAACTATGCCAAAGTAGAATTGGTAAGAAGTCATTGCTCCttcactggagatcttcaaatGGATGAGCACTTGTTGAGGATGTTAACAAtggcaattctttttatacatgaGTTGGACCCTAAGGTCCCTTTTATAAAGAATTCATGTATCCTGTGATGGGGGAAATATAAGAATTGCTATATGTATAAGATGTTCAATTGAAAGGGGAAGACTGTGGAGGTTGGAGAACAAACACTATTAAACCTTGGCATTGAACATGTACTTACAAAATCAGAACTTATCAGTTAAAAGAAGCatgaagaaaataaggcagaAGACTAGAGATCTCAAACTGTTATTTCAAGGACAGAAAGAATTCTCCTtagcagagaaaagagaaataaaacatttaactgGGTAGTCCTGCCTTTTCTTTGTCATCCAAACAAAGAGGGCTTCTTATGCTTTcttctatataactatatagctctataaaacttaatttttttcattgtcaaAGGAATACAACATAAACTTAGTCTTAGCATTTATATTACCTGTACAACAAACTTCATAGCACTATTTGTTTATGGAGAAAATTGGATGATTACAACTTGTTTTTCCCTAGGCAATGTTGTTGTTAGTTTTCTCTTagcttgttttccttccttcttcccaccagTTCTGACAGAAGCATCCAATAGAACACTTTCCAAATCACTCCATACTATGTTACCTTTAGTGTTACCTTCAACCCAAATGCCTCTCCTTGGATCCTTAGCTTTGATGGGCCAACTTTGACTTTATTTTGCTGGGTCCCAAGGGTTTATATAATGCTGTTTATGTATCATCTCCATCTTCCAGTTCCTTCTcatgttttgttttctctcattagaatatcaTCTCCTGGAGAGCAAGAACTAccttgtttgcttgtattttaatCACCAATGTTTGATGTATAGTCAGCCCTTAAtaaactatctatctatcatctatctatctatctatctatctatccagatAAAGATTTTACTCAATTGCAATCCCTCCCTCTTTAGCTCTCTGAAGATGCTAGATAAAATTGGATCAAATCCCACCCACTATTTACCCCAGATGGCTGCATTATTATTCAGGGTGGCTGCTGGAATTCTCTAGCCAAAGTTCAGCCCCCCCAATGGAACTCATTGCCAAGCCTATCAATGCTACTTGGATGTGTATAAAAGTGTCACAAAGGGACTTACATAAGGATTAGTGTGGTGTGAAGTGTGCTAACAATCTTTTCATCACTAAGTAAGGGTCCTCTTGCAAAGACCATGATGTTAACAGGACACAGCTGTCTACAGCAATGAGTGCTCCAAAGCTATTGCTGCTCATGATGGGAACGTAGGAGTTTATGGCTTTTTATTACAATTTGGCTCCACCATATTAAGCATAAATGGCAACCTAGTCAAAGAGAATTTCCATATTTATGTTTTAGTAGTCAGCACTTTGGGTCTCTTCTTTCCTACCCAATAGCATCTAATTCTTTAGGATATTTCATAAGGGATTTCAAGTTATTTATTTGATAATTCAATCCCCTTGGGGTACAAAAATGTAATTCAGTAGAACTTTTAATGCCTAAGTTGCTATTTTATTTCACTGAATTCATTGGCAAAACCTCTACTTTCAAGACTTGGCTAAAAGGAATTAGAACTtgaagaaccttagaaatcatagaGTTATAGTTATAAAGTTGTGAAGGACGCAGAAGAGATCCAAcctctttcttttacaaatgaggaaactgagaccaagaaaagggaaatgactttgCTAAAATTTGCtggattcattttcattttaaaactggtAATTTTGAGAACTGGTCTCTAGAAAATCATCCCACCCTGAATAtccctttatttttcaattttctatgATCACTGTATATCTACCCTAGTTGTATATGAAATCAGTAGTGCAGCTTTGATAGACTATtcccattgaaaaaaaaagtaacactttttctgagctcttcttgTCTGCTCCAAGATGAAGGGAAAGGACCAGATTGAATTGGGAAGGGGATGTTGATGGAGAGGGGAGGGGTCCTGATTGCCCTAACCCTTGGAGACAGAGGTAACCCTAAGTCTCAGTTCATGTGTTATGGTATGCTTTGCACAGCTTATTGTCAATGCTTAAAGTAGGAACGTCTGAATTTTGTTCTCAAGGATTGAGAGAACCCAGACTCAAAGGGAAGAATGTCTTATAACCCTGAGTCTCTTTGGCTcagctggaaaacaatttttagccCAGCTCACTCTGAATAAAAGGAATTCATTGATTAGGAGAGTGCATAAAGTGGTGGAAAGATCACTGTCAAGTGCTATGGCTCTACCACTTATAAGTAGCATGACATTGGGacatctgtaagatgaagagaTTTGGCTTGATGATCTGGAAGGGCAtttccaattctaatattctatggtTCTAGAATTCTTTCCATCCTTTGTGCATTGAATAAGTATTCTATGGTGAAGAAGGAAGAATCCCTTAAAGTTTTTAGGAAGGagttaggggaaaaaagtatgaGATTAGAAGTTAGACAAGAAATTGGATAGGAGAGAGGATTCTACAGTCTCGATGTTTTTTTCTAGAAATTGATACATTGACTACATTCTAATTGTTCCTTCTCTAAGATCATTTACAATGATCCTCACAAACCTGGACATACAGAAACCTTTTAATCAATACTTGTTGAGTGAATGACACTTcttcttatttgtatttctcatCCCAATCCATTTCTCTCTGCATTAATGGTCTAAGAAGGAATACTTCAATCAGCAGATTAATATTTTCTATGTATCTGCCACCAGCTTGCCCAATGCCCAGTCAGCTAACTGTAGGCAGCATCAGTGACTCATCTCTCAATCCACTTATTGCTgatatttcaaagaaagaaagactgagTGAGCAAAATCCCAAGTAATCAAGGTGAGATGAAGGCAAGCCAGCAGATGAAtcagaaaactgtttttttttttctgagtactAAATGAAGTCAACACCATACATACCTGTCAATCTTTATTGTAGCAGTAACCAGATGATCCATGAAGGCCAATGGAAATAGGACCAGAGAGCCATCATTCCCAGCTCTCTGCTTCCTGAAATCAGTCAGAAACTAACTCATTTATTACCCTGGCATGTTCTGGATAAACTGACAAAAAAGAGTGCAAATTCCCTGTATCAAAAAGTTTTATCTTTGCCATTCTGTAGGTGGTCTCAATAATGCAAGTCCCTGTTGGAGTTGTAATTTACATCCTTTTTCATACCTCTTGACTTTTGGTTAATTTTCTCATACTACTAATtaatatggaaagaaataaaatctaatgTTTAACTAGCATAGATAtatgagataaagaaaaaagataaattttaataggataatagttatttaatattatttaagtaATATCTTTTGACAAACATCTTATATCCCCTGAGGGTATTTGCACCCCAAATTAAGAATTTCCTACTCTGTAAGGAACTATGTGTTAGAACAGTAGGGATACAATGCAAGGGataatagcagcagtagcaacaaTCCATATTTCCTCTCCATGAGAACTAAATTATCTTTGAGGTACTTCCCAATCACAATGATTCTGTTAATTCTCTTTAGCTTTTCTTCCAAAAATCCCTTTTCAACGTGGACCTTTTTAATCCACCAGCTTGTTATCCTACTATTCCCCAATAGCAATTCTCTATTCCAGTCAAATAAGTCTTCTCACTATCTCTGGTACATACTAAGCTCATTGCTGTCAAGACCTTTGTTAAATTCCTCCTGAAATTTCTGTTCTCCTTCTTTTTGTTCATTGAGATCCTATACATTCTTCTAAGGCCAGTTTATGATTTACCTCTTCCCCAAGCCTTCCCTGATTACTTTAGATATTCTgatcttccttttctctgaattataatcaaatgaaatagcattgATTAAATGTCAGCACTTTGCTAAGCATTGGATAGATTAAGATTTACTTGtttcacatatctatatctatgtagcTCTATCTATATAAACAGATATACCTTTTTAGATATAGgctatgtatatctatttatatatgtgtgtatgtatatacataatatataatgcatatatgtaatatgtatatgtatgtgtttatgtattatgttttgtatatgtatgtacacacatttatTCTATACTTCCCTGCCATATACATCTCTGTTGGATTATAAACCCCTTGAGAAAAATAGCTATGTCTTATAAATCTTTTATAAGTAATCCTCTCACTCTTGCTATCAGTAACTAGAACAGTTTGGGGCCcaaagtaacaacaacaatatttatttaactCTTTAAGGTTTAGAGAatactttacaactattatctcattttatcccacTCAACAACACTGtgaaatagatactattattattctcatttaaaaatgaagaaactaagtcagagtgcccaggatcacacacccaGTCATTTCTGAGCTAAGATTAGAATGCAGATCTTCCTAACTTAAAGTCTAGTGTTCTATCTAGTACCACCTAATTACCTAGGTATGCAGAATAAGTACCTTATCATCATGGCTTACTGATAAGTATTtgctaagcacctactatgtgtattCAGGTCACAAGTTCTGAGTAGATTAACATTTAATTGTTTCATATGTCTATATAGCTAGATCTCTCTATGTATAGATAGCTAtttagatatagacatatatgtgtttgtatgtatgtgtatgtatatatatgatatggatgtgtatttgtgtgtatgcacATTTATTCTGTCCTCTGCCACACACAATCCCACAATGAATTATAAACTCCTAGAGTAAAATAGCCATATTTATAAGGGAAAAATTGTTCCCTTGGGAAGTTGGAATCTTGTTGAAGAAACAGGACAGACATGTTAAAAGCCATAATATAAGCTAATTATCATGGCTGGTACAAATATGAATGCTAGAGGAGATCACAAGAGTGGTAGTTCATAGAGAAAGTGAAACATGATCTCGGCTTTGTAGGATTAATTGAATATTAGATCATCAGAAACAAGCAGAGGGTACATTCTGAACAGAGAACTATTGAGACCTTAAGAATCATCTAGTGCATCCCTCTCTTTtgcaaatgagtaaactgagtcccaaagaggataaatattttgttcaaagttacaaaggtagtaagtggcagagccatGGTTCAAATAAAGGAAACAGCATGAAGAAAGACAATGAGCCAGAAATATGAATTGTGTGTGCAAGAGACAATGAATAGGTCTCTTTGGTTATAGAAAAGTTGAAGAGAGTATTGAATATTAGGTGAATGAGTTTGGACTTTATTCATAAGTGGTAAGAAATTACTGAACAGGGACTAGGGAAAGGGAATGCATAAAAGAGTgttttaataacaataactgaAGCAAGGTAGAGATTGAATACTTGGAAACCAGATAAGAAACTCCTAGAAAATTACAGGTCTAAGAGGATGATATCCTAGATTAAATTGGTGGTAGtaggaatttgaaaaaaatggtaGATATTGTAAAGGAAGAACCAATGTGAGTTGGTTACTGCCAatgtagaaagaagaaagggagtatAAGGCAAATGATGAAACTAAGATGTTGAATATGGTGACTAAGAGACTAGTCTGTACTACCTTGGAGAGCAACTAGTAGTCCAGAAAGgaagtcattttttatttattttttattttgttaaggaaaaatgacaaattcagctttagataatatgatacaatggaaatgatgctggatttgaaaatcaaaatataagaattcaaatattggctctgacacttattaactgtgttgACTGGTGACAAGAGAGAATTGGCCTATTGTAATTTGCTCCATATAATAGAATCAAATCAGGCACAGAAGATGCAATTTGAAATGAGTAAAACTTCTGAGTCCCATTTTGAAAGTGGAAACAATAATATTTGCGTAACCTCCCTCACAAGActattgtgggaaaaaaaaaagtcctttataAATCTGAAAAATACCATGGAAGGTTGAGCTGTTATTCAACTCAATTCAGCcttttaaagtgcctactatgtggcagCCACTATGCTTGGTGCTtatgagatgaagaagaaaaacaacacaatTACTGGCCTCAAGAGGAAGTCTTATTTCTTTAAGACATGTTGAGTATGAAATCAGGGGAAGAGAGCTAAATGGAGTTAGCCAGCAATGCACTAGAAATGCAGAGCTGAAGGGAAAAAAGTTGGAGTAGAAAGACTGAGACTTACTTTATACTACATGGTgagaaaaaattatctaaatcccAATTCTTTTCTACTGATTTGTAACATCAATGGTTTCCCCCATCACCTGACTTTCTATTAAGTTGTTATTCCTATACCAAGTGACTACCTGCAATGGAACAGAATACTGAGCCATTTTAAGCAATGAAATATATGTTTCTTTCTGTAGTTAATCCTGTTAGAAGCTGGGGGCTGTGCTCTAACTGTACCAGCAAGCAAAAgtgataaatttgaaaaattttcccttcccattttgcTTTTGTGATCTTTCTCTAAAATGTTAGGCTGCCTTCTTTGTCTCCACCTCTTCCTTTGTCCCACAGTCTCCCTGCAGGAGATCATGGGAACAGAATGTAGTGGGCTTGAAAACCCTTAGGTCAATAACTCGAGTTCCATGGGGAAAAAAGGCATTGAATATAAATTCAATAAGTAAATACTGGGCAGAGGAGGGTCTTAGTTTTTGTCTCCCACTTGCTTTTAGAAACAAGGTTAAAttaaagggaaatgaaaatgtATGTTATCTAAAATGAACAGATGTTTTACATTCAAGTTAACAAATCTTCAACCTTGTATCCTGCCAGTGCGAGCTGTTTTAGAGCACACAAGCTGAGAGTTATGGTAGAGAAatattgctgatttttttttcaagaaaaaaatgtgttttctaCATTTTAGAGCAGCTAAGCACATGCCTAGGAAAAAGATGTAGTGCCAGCAAGAGGTCACAGTGAAATAATCCAATCTGCTTTTTCACGGTACTGGCAGATTTCAGTGAGGCACAAAACAGCCTTTTTGCTAAGTAAAGAGAGCGGACTTTCACTTTCAAAACTGAGGGTAAATAGCAACCCCAATATCCCAAACCCACTTTCAGCTTTCCTAATTTCAATAATTAATTGACATTGGATCAGGGTTCAGAAGCTCAGATGGGATGACCTTAGCCAGAGAAAAGTATTAGGTCAAGGAAATGGCAGAGTTTTATAgattgggggagagagggaagggggttAATTACTGCCAATAATAGGTGACACACTGcatagaatgttggatttggagtcagtaaggcctgagttcaaatcctgcttcagatatttactatgtatATAATCCTGTTAAGTCACTTAAATACTTAATTTCttccttagtttcatcatctgtaaaattatagagctttcatgaaataattataataaaatagtaaatattagcatttactatatgccagagactatgttaagcactttacaattgttCTTATCAAATAATACATGCATGATGTGTTATATTAATgctatttatgtttatattacagctgttattattactattagtatGCTATAGAATAACTGTCATCCATAGGTCCCAATGATAGGAGAAAGATCCTATGTTTTTATAATGAGACTGTCAGATGATATGACAGGTTTTCCCCAAAGTTTTTATCCAATTTTAAACTTTATAGCCAGGgtcacaaaatatttaaaatgaactaAAACTCTGAGGACACACTGTATTTCCCTAGGAATAGTTagattttcttattcctttctctgGCTTAGAGGAATAATCTGAGGTGTCTAGGGCCTTACCTTATAAAATTATAGTGtatatttttcaaggaatatGATGTTCATAAGCATTGGGTTCAAAAACAAGAAGGTCTCTAAGATCTCTATAATTCTAAGTTTTATGATCCTTATTGAAAGGAGTTCTATCACCACTCTGGTACTAGGGAATAAAGGACAACACTGTATTATCCCATTATATAGAGGGATGGATGGACAGGTAACAATGATTTAGTTAAATTAAATCTATACTATAGAAAAATACTTCATAATAAAGTTTTActtatattgtattaaaaatgattatgctcaaatgataaaaaaatcacCTAGTACATAAGTGATTAAACCATAAGAAATGCATAAATATAGCATGTATAATAGTTGTTATAGGCTGCTCTCATTAATTTCACTTTACATAGCTGTAGACAGAATTCTGGAAGGACTGcatgcaaatatatgcaaataaccATGCAGATTTATGCAAAAGAACATACCCAAATATATGTGCAGATTTTATGCAAACAAATCCAGTAaccttgttttaaaattttgcttttaacAAAGAACTGACTTGTGGGGGAGAAGGGCATGTCTCTAGTTGATAACCAAAAAGtctcttttgacttttttgttgcTTAGAATACACCACTGAACCTTAAAACTgttatcatagaatttcagagttgttcTTCTCAAT
Proteins encoded:
- the PROKR1 gene encoding prokineticin receptor 1, with protein sequence MESEEGNTTGEHNNFAAIFNSHRDRAASFPFNFTYGDYDLPLDEDEDVTKTRTFFAAKIVIGIALVGIMLVCGIGNFIFIAALARYKKLRNLTNLLIANLAISDFLVAIVCCPFEMDYYVVRQLSWEHGHVLCASVNYLRTVSLYVSTNALLAIAVDRYLAIVHPLKPRMNYQTATFLIALVWIVSILIAIPSAYFATETVLFIVKSQEKIFCGQIWPVDQQIYYKSYFLFIFGIEFVGPVITMTLCYARISRELWFKAVPGFQTEQIRKRLRCRRKTVLVLMCILTAYVICWAPFYGFTIVRDFFPTVFVKEKHYLTAFYIVECIAMSNSMINTVCFVTVKNNTMKYFKKIMLLRWRSSYNGSKSSADVDLKTSGMPVTEEVDCIRLK